One genomic window of Actinomycetota bacterium includes the following:
- a CDS encoding CAP domain-containing protein: MTTPPDRVPSRRRIALAATLAAAVLLTALPASAQSTEPVAAPQAEQAMMQLVNAHRVSVGLGPLISQPRLVGLARAQAARMLRKGDIYHNPNLRSEATAALPAWELVGENVGVGVSPESIQRAFLRSPSHRRNIENRRYNLGGIGAVSTADGLIFVTQLFALAPVPKDVAPAVTQAIGGRTAPAGAAFSASGHGGTVSVPRRATGYEYRTQEEALAALATLFQPKDGGARVTAGKTEARTLATQLSRSGSPTKAKRPKGGLPGLLHRLKFWSR; this comes from the coding sequence ATGACCACACCACCGGATCGCGTCCCCTCCCGTCGCAGGATCGCGCTCGCCGCCACGCTGGCGGCCGCGGTGCTGCTCACTGCGCTGCCGGCCTCCGCGCAGTCCACCGAACCAGTTGCGGCTCCTCAAGCGGAGCAGGCGATGATGCAACTGGTCAATGCCCACAGGGTCTCAGTGGGGCTCGGCCCCCTGATCTCCCAGCCACGGCTCGTGGGGCTGGCCCGGGCTCAGGCGGCCAGGATGCTGCGCAAAGGCGACATCTACCACAATCCGAACCTGCGTTCCGAGGCGACTGCTGCGCTGCCTGCGTGGGAGCTGGTCGGAGAGAACGTGGGCGTCGGAGTCAGCCCCGAGTCGATCCAGCGCGCATTCCTACGCTCTCCTTCCCATCGGCGAAACATCGAGAACCGCCGGTACAACCTGGGTGGCATCGGGGCGGTTTCGACCGCGGACGGCCTGATCTTCGTCACCCAGTTGTTCGCGCTTGCGCCCGTACCCAAGGACGTCGCTCCGGCCGTCACCCAGGCCATTGGGGGGCGTACCGCCCCGGCAGGGGCTGCCTTCAGTGCGTCCGGCCACGGAGGAACGGTCTCCGTGCCGCGCCGGGCGACGGGCTACGAGTACCGGACCCAGGAGGAGGCCCTGGCGGCGCTGGCAACCCTGTTCCAGCCCAAGGACGGCGGCGCACGGGTGACGGCCGGCAAAACGGAGGCCCGCACGCTTGCCACACAGCTGAGCAGGTCCGGCTCCCCCACAAAGGCGAAGCGTCCGAAGGGCGGCCTCCCGGGCCTCCTGCACCGCCTGAAGTTCTGGTCGCGCTGA